A genomic region of Bactrocera dorsalis isolate Fly_Bdor chromosome 3, ASM2337382v1, whole genome shotgun sequence contains the following coding sequences:
- the LOC105223853 gene encoding sialin, whose product MAFINLPCLNIPKRFNIAVMLFVACLMSYMVRVNLSINIIAMVEHTDPNATEPLPNYGPRYNWSQTDQANLLGAYFYGYMITSLPAGMLAENFGGKPVAGWSCLGAAVLTALTPLAAAWDKWAVFAIRFLIGFFSGVIYPCCHNLVSKWSPPDEKGKFVASLMGGTFGTMITWPICGVIIESMGWDWAFYMVGLFVLIMTLIWFYVVADSPAQHSTISVQEREYIEKSLGDTITTKKRWPPYKSLIVSLPFWSLLLLHYGSMWGLFFLITATPKFLSEVLGFNLSSAGFLSSLPHLARLLCAFGFGAIADLIRRKSWLSVTMMRKTFCLSSHILPGIMLIILAYFIRDPYVCVMIMTISLGFNGAATASNLQNSQDLAPNYAGTLYGIINCIGTTPGIFSPMIVAAFTKESNTIEQWHYVFLIGAAVYIIPALIFWVFGSGEIQKWNEIDKKSSKNDTINTKL is encoded by the exons TTAACATTCCAAAGCGCTTCAACATAGCGGTAATGTTATTCGTGGCATGTCTTATGAGCTATATGGTGCGTGTCAATCTAAGTATTAATATCATAGCTATGGTCGAGCACACGGACCCCAATGCCACTGAACCGCTGCCAAAT TACGGTCCACGCTACAACTGGAGTCAAACGGATCAAGCCAATTTATTAGGCGCTTACTTCTATGGCTATATGATTACCTCACTGCCGGCGGGTATGTTGGCCGAGAATTTCGGTGGCAAGCCCGTAGCAGGCTGGAGTTGTTTGGGCGCAGCCGTGCTAACGGCCCTTACACCGCTGGCCGCAGCATGGGATAAGTGGGCTGTGTTCGCTATACGTTTTCTAATTGGTTTCTTTAGT ggCGTGATTTATCCCTGCTGTCACA ATTTGGTTTCCAAATGGTCGCCACCTgatgagaaaggtaaatttgtCGCCTCTTTAATGGGCGGCACATTTGGCACAATGATAACTTGGCCCATTTGTGGTGTAATTATCGAGAGCATGGGCTGGGATTGGGCTTTCTATATGGTTGGTCTGTTCGTATTGATCATGACATTGATTTGGTTCTACGTTGTTGCCGATAGTCCAGCGCAACATAGCACCATTTCCGTGCAAGAGCGTGAATATATTGAAAAGAGTCTGGGCGATACCATCACAACGAAGAAG CGTTGGCCACCATATAAGAGTCTCATCGTCTCTCTACCCTTCTGGTCGTTACTGCTCTTGCATTATGGCAGCATGTGGGGTCTGTTCTTCCTAATTACCGCCACACCTAAGTTCCTTAGTGAG gtgCTCGGCTTCAATTTGTCTTCAGCCGGCTTCCTCTCCAGCTTGCCACATTTAGCGCGTTTACTATGCGCCTTCGGCTTTGGCGCCATCGCCGATCTCATTCGCCGCAAGAGTTGGCTGAGCGTGACAATGATGCGCAAAACTTTCTGTCTATCTT CGCACATTCTGCCTGGCATCATGCTAATCATACTGGCATATTTCATTAGAGATCCATATGTTTGTGTCATGATTATGACAATCTCATTGGGTTTCAATGGCGCGGCGACCGCATCTAATCTGCAGAACTCACAAGATCTCGCACCCAACTATGCGGGCACACTGTATGGTATCATTAACTGTATTGGCACTACGCCTGGTATTTTCTCGCCCATGATTGTGGCTGCCTTTACTAAAGAAAGT AACACCATTGAACAATGGCACTACGTGTTCCTGATAGGCGCCGCGGTCTATATAATACCTGCGCTGATATTTTGGGTTTTCGGTTCGGGTGAAATACAAAAATGGAACGAAATCGATAAGAAATCGTCTAAGAACGACACCATCAACACGAAACTATAA